The Pseudomonadota bacterium genomic sequence CCCTGGAAGGGGTTAAAGGCGCGATCCCGACCTGGGATACGGGCAACTGGGACCTCTCTCCCGGCAACACCTATACACTTGGCACCGCCACCAAAGAGTATGAAATCTGCTTCAAGTGCCACTCAGCATCCAACGCCAATCTGGCCAGCACCTGGTCACCTGCCGCCGGCGCTACCGCCTGGACCGATGTGGGCCTTGAGTTCAATCCCAATAATCTTTCCTATCACCCCATTGTCCAGGCAAGCCCCAACGCTTTACTGACCACCCAGCTTGCAGGCGGCTGGGCTCCGGGTGACACCATGTACTGCTCCGACTGTCATGCAAGTGATTCCACCAGAGCCGGACCCCATGGCTCGGCAGTCAAATGGATGCTTGCCGGCACCAACAAAGCCTGGCCGTATTATACAGCAAACAGTAACGGCAC encodes the following:
- a CDS encoding CxxxxCH/CxxCH domain-containing protein — encoded protein: LEGVKGAIPTWDTGNWDLSPGNTYTLGTATKEYEICFKCHSASNANLASTWSPAAGATAWTDVGLEFNPNNLSYHPIVQASPNALLTTQLAGGWAPGDTMYCSDCHASDSTRAGPHGSAVKWMLAGTNKAWPYYTANSNGTATADNTRGNSTYKVLGNEASFQGTNNGLFCLNCHPNPNTTGNFHSAANHRGGLGWYVACVDCHIRVPHGGKLERLICADGGGLPARYYPNGAGGDKIARGTPGGSLTKFRYQVTTYTTADCTSGCTAAIHNSGLGTSW